A single window of Periplaneta americana isolate PAMFEO1 chromosome 14, P.americana_PAMFEO1_priV1, whole genome shotgun sequence DNA harbors:
- the LOC138713855 gene encoding uncharacterized protein gives MFIFDMLRHAVLLACVTISLAAPHWGSKSSSGVSIEQRMLLPEGRSIPDEMFGPEYIWDTKGWPVRMEEPAPLTSTGAVRPPAWSRPSSYDSPIFFRDDSERLVFPSNQEHRKTKPSEFDIEQRMLLPEGYTIPDEMYGPNYIWDTKGWPTYVENVPETVTNNLKTLTRKFFAQDSPIVFQDVPTSSRHFGYPQQNYLKRQTKTR, from the exons ATG ttcatCTTTGACATGCTGAGACATGCAGTTCTTCTGGCTTGCGTTACAATCAGTCTTGCAGCTCCACACTGGGGGTCTAAATCATCGAGCGGTGTCTCCATAGAACAACGCATGCTCCTTCCAGAAGGTCGCTCAATTCCAGACGAGATGTTCGGACCTGAATACATTTGGGATACAAAAGGCTGGCCTGTAAGAATGGAGGAACCTGCCCCATTGACTTCTACCGGCGCTGTGAGACCTCCTGCATGGTCACGCCCTTCAAGTTACGACTCGCCGATCTTCTTCAGAGATGATTCCGAAAGACTAGTATTTCCTAGCAACCAAGAGCATAGGAAAACTAAACCCAGTGAATTCGATATTGAACAGAGAATGTTGCTACCGGAAGGATATACAATTCCTGACGAAATGTATGGACCTAACTACATTTGGGATACCAAGGGTTGGCCAACATACGTAGAAAATGTACCGGAAacagttacaaataatttaaaaaccttGACAAGAAAATTCTTCGCTCAAGATTCCCCTATTGTTTTTCAAGACGTTCCCACATCTTCTCGACATTTCGGATATCCTCAGCAGAACTATTTGAAGAGACAAACGAAGACAAGATGA